A window of Primulina tabacum isolate GXHZ01 chromosome 4, ASM2559414v2, whole genome shotgun sequence contains these coding sequences:
- the LOC142542562 gene encoding two-pore potassium channel 3-like, whose amino-acid sequence MEKEPLLPYISPRMPQPSPPPPLCPVPENAEITVPPTPLTPSSKELKDMLIFGSPSSSSSLLKETSSSSILEALTLSLTSPKPSITNIDDERSNLDPENQKSWLHDPNYSASKSNLHRSKTAPAMATINEIDHSSCTKKPQFGKSSIVRQGFLLLIVYLALGVVIYFVNKDKFRGVETHPVVDALYFCIVTMCTIGYGDITPDSTLTKLFSIAFVLVGFGFIDILLSGMVSYVLDLQENYLLRTIKGRGSHDPGSYIIDVKKGRMRIRMKVTLALGVVVLCIGIGVAVLHFVEKMNLLDSFYLSVMSVTTVGYGDRAFNSVTGRIFASVWLLVSTLAVARAFLYLAEARVDKRHRRMAKWVLGQDMTVAQFLAADIDNNGFVSKSEYVIYKLKEMCKVSEKDILQICRQFDRLDTGNCGKITLGDLMESHH is encoded by the exons ATGGAAAAAGAACCCCTCCTCCCTTATATCAGCCCCAGAATGCCACAACCATCACCGCCACCACCGCTTTGCCCTGTACCAGAAAATGCTGAAATTACGGTTCCGCCCACGCCCCTCACTCCTTCCTCTAAAGAACTCAAAGACATGCTCATATTTGGTTCCCCTTCATCTTCATCATCCCTTCTGAAGGAGACTTCCTCTTCAAGCATTCTCGAGGCCTTGACTTTAAGCCTCACCTCCCCCAAACCTTCTATTACCAATATTGACGATGAAAGATCCAATCTTGATCCAGAAAACCAAAAATCTTGGTTGCATGATCCCAACTATTCAGCTTCCAAAAGCAATCTCCACAGGTCCAAGACTGCGCCTGCCATGGCTACCATCAATGAGATCGACCATTCTTCTTGCACAAAGAAGCCACAGTTTGGTAAATCTTCAATTGTGAGACAGGGTTTTCTGCTTTTGATCGTGTATTTGGCTCTTGGTGTGGTTATTTACTTTGTCAACAAGGATAAATTCAGGGGGGTTGAGACACATCCTGTGGTCGATGCTTTGTACTTTTGCATTGTGACTATGTGTACAATTGGGTATGGCGACATAACCCCTGATAGTACTTTAACTAAGCTGTTTTCTATTGCATTTGTACTTGTGGGGTTTGGGTTTATTGATATTTTGTTATCTGGTATGGTTAGTTATGTGCTTGATTTACAAGAGAATTATCTTTTAAGGACTATCAAGGGTAGGGGATCTCATGATCCTGGATCTTATATTATTGATGTGAAAAAGGGAAGGATGAGGATTCGGATGAAAGTGACACTGGCCTTGGGGGTTGTGGTTCTTTGTATTGGAATTGGGGTTGCTGTTTTGCATTTTGTTGAGAAGATGAATTTATTGGATTCATTCTATTTGTCGGTTATGTCTGTCACAACCGTTGGATATGGTGACAGGGCATTTAATTCTGTAACGGGTCGGATTTTTGCATCGGTTTGGTTGCTTGTGTCTACACTTGCGGTTGCTAGAGCCTTTCTCTACTTGGCTGAGGCCAGAGTCGATAAGCGGCATAGAAGGATGGCAAAGTGGGTGCTTGGACAAGATATGACTGTAGCTCAATTTCTTGCTGCTGATATTGATAACAATGGTTTTGTGAG TAAATCCGAGTACGTAATATACAAGCTTAAAGAAATGTGCAAGGTTTCGGAAAAAGACATCTTGCAGATATGCAGACAGTTTGATCGTTTGGATACTGGAAACTGTGGTAAGATCACCCTTGGCGATCTTATGGAAAGTCACCACTGA
- the LOC142542564 gene encoding uncharacterized protein LOC142542564 isoform X1 — MPSLRMKTKSTTGCVTEKNCLHVCRKSCVISKNPLSPARIYQNVEEVGTCIQNSFHASFYDKVYALETAGTETNHDEFFDVEHFLQKQQFNKPDSSAADNLDTKPSPCSSNVDTVFSSILESLEFRNDEGIDHLYVLQLDIKESGDASSRNQCESQPCDASDLYTSEIIFPGPYFESNSIYDDKTENVSWLDYKRKESTLLSDVAEEYRILPFLEDTFDVGQDHDGRASGEAILDAGNSNLCDAIHQLRPCGLEADINKCHDPDYECFDPQMYIRNIPGQPDVSLCYSSDTKETRRITLVLDLDETLVHSTLDYCEDADFTFPVIFNMKEHTVYVKKRPHLNVFLKRVGELFDIMVFTASQSIYAKQLLDILDPEGKLLSKRAYRESCIILEGNYVKDLTVLGVDLAKVAIIDNSPQVFKLQVNNGIPIRSWFDDPTDCALISLLPFLETLVDVDDVRPVISMKFGNKE, encoded by the exons ATGCCATCATTAAGAATGAAAACCAAGTCAACCACTGGCTGTGTAACAGAAAAAAATTGTCTCCATGTCTGTCGGAAGTCATGTGTGATATCCAAGAATCCTCTCTCTCCTGCCAGAATTTATCAAAATGTAGAAGAAGTTGGAACTTGTATTCAGAATAGTTTTCATG CTTCATTTTATGATAAAGTATATGCTCTGGAAACTGCAGGGACTGAGACCAACCATGACGAATTTTTTGACGTAGAACATTTTTTGCAGAAGCAACAATTCAATAAACCCGATTCTTCAGCTGCAGATAATTTG GATACTAAACCATCCCCCTGCTCATCAAATGTGGATACAGTTTTTTCTTCCATCCTAGAGTCTCTAGAATTCCGAAATGATGAAG GAATTGATCATCTTTATGTGCTACAGTTAGATATCAAAGAAAGTGGTGATGCTAGCAGCAGAAACCAATGTGAATCTCAACCATGCGATGCTTCAGATTTATACACCTCTGAGATTATTTTTCCCGGTCCATATTTTGAAAGCAATTCTATATATGATGATAAAACAGAAAATGTGTCCTGGCTTGATTACAAACGCAAAGAGTCTACTCTACTTTCTGATGTGGCTGAAGAGTACAGGATATTACCTTTTTTAGAGGATACTTTTGATGTTGGACAGGACCATGATGGCAGAGCATCCGGAGAAGCCATCTTAGATGCAGGAAATTCAAATTTATGCGATGCTATCCATCAATTAAGACCTTGTGGTCTGGAGGCTGACATAAATAAATGTCATGACCCAGATTATGAGTGCTTTGATCCACAGATGTATATCAGAAATATACCAGGCCAGCCAGACGTGTCTTTATGTTATTCATCTGATACGAAGGAAACTCGGCGGATCACTTTAGTACTTGACTTGGATG AAACGCTTGTGCATTCTACATTGGATTATTGTGAGGATGCGGACTTCACATTTCCGGTTATCTTCAACATGAAAGAGCATACTGTGTATGTGAAAAAAAGGCCTCACCTCAATGTTTTTCTGAAAAGAGTGGGAGAGTTGTTTGATATCATGGTGTTCACGGCTAGCCAAAGCATCTATGCCAAACAACTTCTAGATATCCTGGATCCAGAAGGAAAGCTTCTATCAAAACGGGCATATCGGGAATCATGCATCATTTTAGAGGGAAATTATGTGAAAGACCTAACTGTTTTAGGTGTTGATCTTGCAAAGGTTGCCATAATTGATAACTCCCCACAG GTTTTCAAGCTTCAGGTAAATAACGGCATTCCTATTAGGAGTTGGTTTGATGACCCCACGGATTGTGCCCTCATTTCACTCCTTCCATTTTTAGAGACTTTGGTTGATGTGGATGATGTACGGCCTGTCATTTCTATGAAATTTGGTAACAAGGAATAA
- the LOC142542559 gene encoding WRKY transcription factor 71-like, giving the protein MSENFGDYYYHHPFQDHVDNGRNNTSGNTFAYMQNPSVQNLLMIDQSNSYMSFTGGILHGSFEQNVPDSFGPSSEVFYTAKDERKRVVDGGENPTTPNSSISSSSTEAAAGEEDVSKNKKSDGKKENPEDGEDSSSKKEGTKGKKKGEKKQREPIFAFMTKSEVDHLEDGYRWRKYGQKAVKNSPYPRSYYRCTTQKCPVKKRVERSYQDPSIVITTYEGQHNHHLPTSLRGTVAGTIFPPSMLTPQLTVDCPPTNFPDQEMFIHQMPYNVYGYGGGGSSNVYHQQTLNTRDNQQYQISDYGTLQDIFPSVFPKQEP; this is encoded by the exons ATGTCTGAAAATTTCGGCGACTATTACTATCACCACCCCTTTCAAGATCATGTTGATAATGGCCGCAACAACACTTCCGGAAACACTTTTGCTTATATGCAGAACCCATCTGTTCAGAATCTGCTAATGATTGACCAGTCTAATAGTTACATGAGTTTCACCGGCGGGATTTTGCATGGAAGCTTTGAACAGAACGTTCCGGATTCATTTGGGCCGTCTTCTGAGGTGTTTTACACAGCGAAGGATGAGCGGAAACGGGTGGTGGACGGTGGTGAAAACCCTACTACGCCCAACTCATCGATTTCCTCTTCTTCCACTGAGGCAGCTGCAGGTGAGGAAGATGTGagcaagaacaagaaatcagatGGTAAAAAAGAGAACCCTGAAGATGGAGAAGACAGCAGCTCTAAGAAAGA GGGTACCAAAGGTAAGAAGAAAGGAGAGAAGAAGCAAAGGGAGCCCATATTTGCTTTCATGACGAAGAGTGAAGTCGATCATTTGGAAGATGgatacagatggagaaaatatGGACAAAAGGCAGTCAAGAATAGCCCATATCCAAG AAGCTACTACAGATGCACGACTCAGAAATGCCCGGTCAAGAAACGCGTTGAAAGATCCTACCAAGACCCATCGATCGTCATCACGACCTACGAAGGCCAACACAACCACCATCTTCCGACAAGTCTCCGGGGAACTGTGGCCGGCACAATATTCCCTCCCTCCATGCTAACTCCGCAGTTGACAGTGGACTGCCCTCCAACCAACTTTCCTGATCAAGAAATGTTTATTCATCAAATGCCTTACAATGTATACGGATACGGAGGCGGCGGCTCCAGCAATGTGTATCATCAGCAAACTTTAAACACACGTGACAATCAACAGTACCAGATTTCTGATTATGGGACGCTGCAAGATATATTCCCCTCAGTCTTCCCGAAGCAGGAGCCCTGA
- the LOC142541345 gene encoding uncharacterized protein LOC142541345: MALNNMLHVRFQGMHVVNNFHLSPKGIIFVLWNPLVVDLDVIGLHEQYIHVRITCRRTQHTFYATFVYGLNTICQRRLLWNDLISFGTTCREPWMLLGDFNNVLSQEEKLGGLKVKNYETKDFDECINSVDLSDLRYIGCFYTWLSPHVRCKLDRVLVNSHWFSLNTVGLAEFLAPGCVSDHTLSIVSFLDNVGKQKRPFKFFNMWTLSDNFEILVRNNWKCRERGTEQFRLKHMFKRLKKPLHQLNRNNFSHISVRAGKAKQELVALQESLLNNDIVTDGYKDVKHKAERLLEAERLFIAQKAKIQYTKQGESMY, encoded by the coding sequence ATGGCTCTCAACAACATGTTGCATGTAAGATTCCAAGGTATGCATGTCGTTAATAATTTTCATCTTAGTCCAAAGGgcataatttttgttttatggAACCCCTTGGTGGTTGATCTCGATGTCATTGGCTTGCATGAACAATATATCCATGTTAGAATCACTTGTCGCAGAACACAGCATACATTTTATGCTACTTTTGTCTATGGGCTTAATACAATTTGTCAAAGAAGATTGTTATGGAATGATTTGATTTCTTTTGGTACTACTTGCCGTGAGCCTTGGATGTTGTTGGGTGATTTCAATAATGTCCTGTCTCAGGAAGAGAAACTCGGGGGACTAAAAGTTAAGAATTACGAAACAAAGGACTTTGATGAGTGCATTAATTCTGTTGATCTCTCTGATTTACGCTATATTGGTTGTTTTTATACATGGCTCAGCCCCCATGTGCGATGTAAGTTAGATCGGGTGCTTGTTAATAGTCATTGGTTCAGCTTGAATACCGTGGGCTTGGCAGAGTTTTTGGCTCCGGGATGTGTTTCTGATCACACTCTTTCTATTGTATCTTTTCTTGATAATGTTGGGAAGCAGAAAAGACCATTCAAATTTTTCAATATGTGGACTCTAAGTGATAATTTTGAGATATTGGTCAGGAATAATTGGAAGTGCAGAGAACGTGGTACAGAGCAGTTTAGACTCAAGCATATGTTCAAACGATTAAAGAAGCCACTTCATCAGCTCAATCGAAATAATTTCAGTCATATATCTGTGCGTGCAGGTAAAGCTAAGCAGGAACTTGTTGCCTTGCAAGAATCACTACTGAATAATGATATTGTGACTGATGGTTACAAAGATGTCAAACACAAGGCAGAGAGATTGTTGGAAGCGGAGAGATTATTCATTGCTCAGAAGGCGAAAATCCAATACACAAAGCAAGGTGAATCGATGTACTAA
- the LOC142542564 gene encoding uncharacterized protein LOC142542564 isoform X3 — protein sequence MPSLRMKTKSTTGCVTEKNCLHVCRKSCVISKNPLSPARIYQNVEEVGTCIQNSFHGTETNHDEFFDVEHFLQKQQFNKPDSSAADNLDTKPSPCSSNVDTVFSSILESLEFRNDEGIDHLYVLQLDIKESGDASSRNQCESQPCDASDLYTSEIIFPGPYFESNSIYDDKTENVSWLDYKRKESTLLSDVAEEYRILPFLEDTFDVGQDHDGRASGEAILDAGNSNLCDAIHQLRPCGLEADINKCHDPDYECFDPQMYIRNIPGQPDVSLCYSSDTKETRRITLVLDLDETLVHSTLDYCEDADFTFPVIFNMKEHTVYVKKRPHLNVFLKRVGELFDIMVFTASQSIYAKQLLDILDPEGKLLSKRAYRESCIILEGNYVKDLTVLGVDLAKVAIIDNSPQVFKLQVNNGIPIRSWFDDPTDCALISLLPFLETLVDVDDVRPVISMKFGNKE from the exons ATGCCATCATTAAGAATGAAAACCAAGTCAACCACTGGCTGTGTAACAGAAAAAAATTGTCTCCATGTCTGTCGGAAGTCATGTGTGATATCCAAGAATCCTCTCTCTCCTGCCAGAATTTATCAAAATGTAGAAGAAGTTGGAACTTGTATTCAGAATAGTTTTCATG GGACTGAGACCAACCATGACGAATTTTTTGACGTAGAACATTTTTTGCAGAAGCAACAATTCAATAAACCCGATTCTTCAGCTGCAGATAATTTG GATACTAAACCATCCCCCTGCTCATCAAATGTGGATACAGTTTTTTCTTCCATCCTAGAGTCTCTAGAATTCCGAAATGATGAAG GAATTGATCATCTTTATGTGCTACAGTTAGATATCAAAGAAAGTGGTGATGCTAGCAGCAGAAACCAATGTGAATCTCAACCATGCGATGCTTCAGATTTATACACCTCTGAGATTATTTTTCCCGGTCCATATTTTGAAAGCAATTCTATATATGATGATAAAACAGAAAATGTGTCCTGGCTTGATTACAAACGCAAAGAGTCTACTCTACTTTCTGATGTGGCTGAAGAGTACAGGATATTACCTTTTTTAGAGGATACTTTTGATGTTGGACAGGACCATGATGGCAGAGCATCCGGAGAAGCCATCTTAGATGCAGGAAATTCAAATTTATGCGATGCTATCCATCAATTAAGACCTTGTGGTCTGGAGGCTGACATAAATAAATGTCATGACCCAGATTATGAGTGCTTTGATCCACAGATGTATATCAGAAATATACCAGGCCAGCCAGACGTGTCTTTATGTTATTCATCTGATACGAAGGAAACTCGGCGGATCACTTTAGTACTTGACTTGGATG AAACGCTTGTGCATTCTACATTGGATTATTGTGAGGATGCGGACTTCACATTTCCGGTTATCTTCAACATGAAAGAGCATACTGTGTATGTGAAAAAAAGGCCTCACCTCAATGTTTTTCTGAAAAGAGTGGGAGAGTTGTTTGATATCATGGTGTTCACGGCTAGCCAAAGCATCTATGCCAAACAACTTCTAGATATCCTGGATCCAGAAGGAAAGCTTCTATCAAAACGGGCATATCGGGAATCATGCATCATTTTAGAGGGAAATTATGTGAAAGACCTAACTGTTTTAGGTGTTGATCTTGCAAAGGTTGCCATAATTGATAACTCCCCACAG GTTTTCAAGCTTCAGGTAAATAACGGCATTCCTATTAGGAGTTGGTTTGATGACCCCACGGATTGTGCCCTCATTTCACTCCTTCCATTTTTAGAGACTTTGGTTGATGTGGATGATGTACGGCCTGTCATTTCTATGAAATTTGGTAACAAGGAATAA
- the LOC142542561 gene encoding glucan endo-1,3-beta-D-glucosidase-like — protein sequence MANSVIFLPLLGSSLIILLFVSGGILKPAMGASEQGTWCIPRPSTSEQTLVDNINFVCTIVDCSLIQEGGACFYPSNLLNHASVAMNLYYQKQGRHSWNCDFKKSGVIVVTDPSYGECKFEFSY from the exons ATGGCCAATTCAGTTATTTTCCTTCCCCTTCTTGGTTCGTCTCTTATCATCTTGCTCTTTGTATCAg GTGGAATTCTGAAGCCTGCGATGGGTGCATCTGAACAG GGAACTTGGTGCATTCCAAGGCCCTCGACCTCAGAACAGACGTTAGTGGATAACATAAACTTTGTGTGCACTATAGTGGACTGCAGTTTGATCCAAGAGGGAGGCGCCTGTTTTTATCCTAGCAATCTTCTGAATCATGCCTCAGTTGCCATGAATCTTTACTACCAGAAACAGGGAAGGCATTCTTGGAATTGTGATTTCAAGAAATCAGGTGTCATTGTTGTCACTGACCCTA GCTACGGGGAATGCAAATTCGAGTTTTCCTATTAA
- the LOC142542564 gene encoding uncharacterized protein LOC142542564 isoform X2: protein MPSLRMKTKSTTGCVTEKNCLHVCRKSCVISKNPLSPARIYQNVEEVGTCIQNSFHVYALETAGTETNHDEFFDVEHFLQKQQFNKPDSSAADNLDTKPSPCSSNVDTVFSSILESLEFRNDEGIDHLYVLQLDIKESGDASSRNQCESQPCDASDLYTSEIIFPGPYFESNSIYDDKTENVSWLDYKRKESTLLSDVAEEYRILPFLEDTFDVGQDHDGRASGEAILDAGNSNLCDAIHQLRPCGLEADINKCHDPDYECFDPQMYIRNIPGQPDVSLCYSSDTKETRRITLVLDLDETLVHSTLDYCEDADFTFPVIFNMKEHTVYVKKRPHLNVFLKRVGELFDIMVFTASQSIYAKQLLDILDPEGKLLSKRAYRESCIILEGNYVKDLTVLGVDLAKVAIIDNSPQVFKLQVNNGIPIRSWFDDPTDCALISLLPFLETLVDVDDVRPVISMKFGNKE from the exons ATGCCATCATTAAGAATGAAAACCAAGTCAACCACTGGCTGTGTAACAGAAAAAAATTGTCTCCATGTCTGTCGGAAGTCATGTGTGATATCCAAGAATCCTCTCTCTCCTGCCAGAATTTATCAAAATGTAGAAGAAGTTGGAACTTGTATTCAGAATAGTTTTCATG TATATGCTCTGGAAACTGCAGGGACTGAGACCAACCATGACGAATTTTTTGACGTAGAACATTTTTTGCAGAAGCAACAATTCAATAAACCCGATTCTTCAGCTGCAGATAATTTG GATACTAAACCATCCCCCTGCTCATCAAATGTGGATACAGTTTTTTCTTCCATCCTAGAGTCTCTAGAATTCCGAAATGATGAAG GAATTGATCATCTTTATGTGCTACAGTTAGATATCAAAGAAAGTGGTGATGCTAGCAGCAGAAACCAATGTGAATCTCAACCATGCGATGCTTCAGATTTATACACCTCTGAGATTATTTTTCCCGGTCCATATTTTGAAAGCAATTCTATATATGATGATAAAACAGAAAATGTGTCCTGGCTTGATTACAAACGCAAAGAGTCTACTCTACTTTCTGATGTGGCTGAAGAGTACAGGATATTACCTTTTTTAGAGGATACTTTTGATGTTGGACAGGACCATGATGGCAGAGCATCCGGAGAAGCCATCTTAGATGCAGGAAATTCAAATTTATGCGATGCTATCCATCAATTAAGACCTTGTGGTCTGGAGGCTGACATAAATAAATGTCATGACCCAGATTATGAGTGCTTTGATCCACAGATGTATATCAGAAATATACCAGGCCAGCCAGACGTGTCTTTATGTTATTCATCTGATACGAAGGAAACTCGGCGGATCACTTTAGTACTTGACTTGGATG AAACGCTTGTGCATTCTACATTGGATTATTGTGAGGATGCGGACTTCACATTTCCGGTTATCTTCAACATGAAAGAGCATACTGTGTATGTGAAAAAAAGGCCTCACCTCAATGTTTTTCTGAAAAGAGTGGGAGAGTTGTTTGATATCATGGTGTTCACGGCTAGCCAAAGCATCTATGCCAAACAACTTCTAGATATCCTGGATCCAGAAGGAAAGCTTCTATCAAAACGGGCATATCGGGAATCATGCATCATTTTAGAGGGAAATTATGTGAAAGACCTAACTGTTTTAGGTGTTGATCTTGCAAAGGTTGCCATAATTGATAACTCCCCACAG GTTTTCAAGCTTCAGGTAAATAACGGCATTCCTATTAGGAGTTGGTTTGATGACCCCACGGATTGTGCCCTCATTTCACTCCTTCCATTTTTAGAGACTTTGGTTGATGTGGATGATGTACGGCCTGTCATTTCTATGAAATTTGGTAACAAGGAATAA
- the LOC142542563 gene encoding uncharacterized protein LOC142542563, with translation MKVVEVVTEAFQFIRTVQFWRMAVLWTLSLIFSFLKLFSHTLFLSKSKIYSGGSPQELKSKAATLRGLPICVITGATSGLGAAAAHALSKEGFYVVLVGRSSELLSKVLSDIRSQNNDACLKAFQLDLSSLKSIIKFKSSIQHWLIDSNIHPSIQLLINNAGILATSCRITSEGYDQMMAINYIGAFCLTKVLLPLLENSPVPSRVVNVSSFTHWNVWDMPADRETVSGTCFLKSRCYPYARIYEYSKLCLLLFTYELHRQAGRAEKSHHLSVVAVDPGAVKTNIMREIPSCISQMAYIVLNLLGLLHSSETGVRAIVDGALAPPEISGVYFFGGSGCCLKSSALSHNVKLAEDLWATSCDLFQEVQLAS, from the exons ATGAAAGTGGTGGAGGTAGTAACAGAGGCTTTTCAGTTTATACGCACTGTGCAATTCTGGAGGATGGCAGTCCTTTGGACTCTATCTCTCATTTTTTCCTTCTTGAAGTTGTTCTCCCATACCCTTTTCTTGTCAAAATCGAAAATTTATTCTGGTGGTTCTCCCCAAGAACTCAAATCCAAGGCAGCGACTCTGAGGGGGCTCCCCATCTGCGTAATAACAGGG GCCACATCTGGTCTGGGCGCTGCTGCGGCGCATGCTCTCTCAAAAGAGGGCTTTTATGTTGTTCTTG TTGGACGGTCATCTGAACTGCTGTCAAAG GTTTTGTCTGATATCAGAAGTCAAAACAATGACGCATGTTTGAAAGCTTTTCAGCTTGATTTATCTTCCTTAAAATCGATCATCAAATTCAAAAGCTCTATTCAGCACTGGCTAATAGATTCAAACATTCATCCTTCTATTCAGCTCCTGATAAATAATGCTGGGATCCTGGCAACTTCTTGTAGAATCACCTCAGAAGGATATGATCA GATGATGGCTATTAATTATATTGGTGCATTTTGTCTTACCAAAGTTTTACTTCCTCTTCTGGAAAATAGCCCCGTTCCTTCTCGTGTGGTCAATGTCTCATCCTTTACACATTGGAATG TTTGGGACATGCCGGCAGACAGAGAAACTGTTTCTGGAACGTGTTTTTTGAAATCTAGGTGCTACCCCTATGCTCGAATATACGAGTATTCTAAAT TATGCCTTCTACTTTTCACGTATGAACTTCATCGACAAGCTGGCAGAGCAGAGAAATCTCATCACCTCTCTGTTGT TGCCGTAGATCCTGGAGCCGTGAAAACCAATATCATGCGAGAAATTCCCTCGTGCATCTCCCAGATGGCTTATATAGTCTTGAATCTTTTGGGTCTGCTTCACTCTTCTGAAACCGGTGTACGCGCAATAGTTGATGGAGCGCTTGCCCCTCCA GAAATATCAGGAGTATACTTTTTCGGAGGAAGTGGGTGTTGTCTGAAATCTTCGGCGCTCTCTCACAATGTGAAGCTTGCTGAGGATTTATGGGCTACTTCCTGCGATCTGTTTCAAGAAGTGCAGTTGGCTTCCTGA